One Rhodococcus sp. P1Y DNA window includes the following coding sequences:
- the mce gene encoding methylmalonyl-CoA epimerase, with the protein MTSTTPSSTGLPIRSDLVTAIDHVGIAVPDLDVAIAWYSHHLGMVSTHEEVNEGQGVREAMLSFPGAPAGATALQLLAPLDENSTIAKFIDRNGPGLQQLAYRVTDIEEISSELRSRGVRLLYDAPRRGTADSKINFVHPKDAGGVLIELVEPTENPIH; encoded by the coding sequence ATGACCTCGACCACGCCCTCTTCCACGGGACTCCCCATCCGATCCGACCTCGTCACGGCCATCGACCACGTCGGCATCGCCGTTCCTGATTTGGACGTCGCCATAGCCTGGTACTCCCATCACCTCGGGATGGTCTCCACACACGAAGAGGTCAACGAGGGCCAAGGTGTGCGCGAAGCGATGCTCTCGTTCCCTGGTGCACCCGCGGGAGCTACCGCTCTGCAACTCCTCGCACCGCTCGACGAGAACTCGACGATCGCCAAGTTCATCGACCGCAACGGACCCGGCCTTCAGCAGCTCGCCTACCGGGTCACCGATATCGAGGAGATCTCCTCGGAACTCCGTTCCCGTGGTGTCAGACTGCTCTACGACGCCCCCCGACGCGGCACCGCCGATTCGAAAATCAACTTCGTTCACCCCAAGGACGCAGGTGGAGTGCTGATCGAGTTGGTAGAACCGACCGAGAACCCGATTCATTGA
- a CDS encoding tetratricopeptide repeat protein encodes MAGAVDLSALKDRPAPPPTAESSDGTGGLPPIVDVTAATFEAEVLQRSSQVPVIVDLGSARSPQSVALTRQLGQLALEAGGTWIHARVDVDSNPQIAQAFGVQAIPTVVAVAGGQPLADFQGPQPDEQLRKWIEAIEQATAGKLSGPPGAEPVEDEPEPEDPRLVAAEEALDDGDFDKAIAAYQAIIDAEPSNTDAQAALRQVKFLARVQDVDADSVEKADAAPNDVSLQIEAADVELSQQNPEAAFSRLIDGIKRTAGDDRTALRTRLLELFELFDKADPVVVAARRKLASALY; translated from the coding sequence ATCGCCGGTGCAGTCGATCTTTCGGCACTCAAAGACCGGCCCGCGCCGCCGCCCACGGCTGAATCCAGCGATGGCACCGGTGGATTGCCTCCGATCGTAGATGTGACTGCAGCCACATTCGAGGCCGAGGTTCTGCAGCGCTCGTCACAGGTTCCTGTCATCGTCGACCTGGGATCGGCCCGATCCCCGCAATCGGTCGCGCTCACTCGCCAGCTCGGTCAGTTGGCGCTCGAAGCGGGCGGTACGTGGATCCACGCACGAGTCGACGTCGACAGCAATCCGCAGATCGCACAGGCCTTCGGCGTCCAGGCCATCCCGACGGTCGTTGCCGTAGCTGGTGGGCAACCGTTGGCGGACTTTCAAGGCCCTCAGCCAGATGAGCAGCTTCGTAAGTGGATCGAAGCAATCGAACAGGCCACCGCGGGCAAACTGAGCGGTCCGCCGGGAGCCGAACCCGTCGAGGACGAGCCCGAGCCCGAGGACCCGCGCTTGGTCGCGGCCGAGGAAGCGCTCGACGATGGGGATTTCGACAAGGCCATCGCCGCGTACCAGGCCATCATCGATGCGGAGCCGTCGAACACGGACGCGCAGGCGGCGTTGCGTCAGGTGAAGTTCCTTGCGCGCGTGCAGGACGTCGACGCCGACTCCGTGGAGAAGGCCGATGCTGCGCCGAACGATGTGTCACTGCAGATCGAGGCGGCCGATGTCGAGCTCTCGCAACAGAATCCGGAAGCTGCGTTCTCGCGTCTGATCGACGGCATCAAGCGGACTGCCGGTGACGATCGGACTGCGCTTCGGACGAGATTGCTCGAACTGTTCGAACTTTTCGACAAGGCCGACCCCGTCGTCGTGGCTGCTCGCCGGAAGCTCGCGTCAGCGCTCTACTGA
- a CDS encoding ATP/GTP-binding protein, producing MPRRNHDRKTNRKAAGSRDSGPDSLMGGARVETGPAGWSDEEFTTRTVPGNRATKTYRCPGCDHEIRPGVAHMVAWPADELGGPENRRHWHTGCWSGRGTRGLTRRWS from the coding sequence GTGCCTCGACGGAATCACGATCGCAAGACGAACCGGAAAGCTGCCGGTTCGCGGGACTCGGGTCCCGATTCCTTGATGGGCGGCGCACGCGTCGAGACCGGCCCTGCTGGCTGGTCCGACGAAGAATTCACGACGCGTACCGTCCCCGGCAACCGTGCGACCAAGACCTATCGGTGTCCCGGGTGCGACCACGAGATCCGACCCGGCGTCGCGCATATGGTTGCGTGGCCTGCGGACGAGCTTGGCGGGCCCGAAAATCGGCGACATTGGCACACCGGATGTTGGTCCGGTCGCGGCACTCGCGGACTCACTCGGCGCTGGTCGTGA
- a CDS encoding DUF3817 domain-containing protein gives MVDMLNFFDLSTTAKRFRFIAILEALTWLGLLIGMAFKYIPADGNEIGVKIFGPIHGAVFVIYLIVTVLTAVKLRWTVVTTLLAAVASIPPFGTIVFEVWAARTGKLAELSSSEPTLTKGAAL, from the coding sequence ATAGTCGACATGCTGAACTTCTTCGACCTGAGCACCACCGCGAAGCGATTTCGCTTCATCGCAATCCTCGAAGCCCTCACATGGCTCGGACTGCTCATCGGGATGGCATTCAAGTACATCCCCGCGGACGGTAACGAGATCGGGGTCAAGATCTTCGGCCCCATCCACGGCGCGGTCTTCGTGATCTACCTGATTGTGACGGTTCTCACTGCAGTCAAACTTCGATGGACCGTCGTCACCACCCTTCTGGCGGCGGTCGCAAGCATTCCCCCGTTCGGCACCATCGTGTTCGAGGTGTGGGCCGCACGCACAGGGAAGCTGGCAGAACTGAGTTCCTCGGAGCCGACCCTCACCAAGGGCGCCGCGCTCTAG
- a CDS encoding acetyl-CoA C-acetyltransferase has translation MTVSVIVAGARTPVGRLSGSLKDFSGSDLGGIAIKGALDKSGVAPELVEYVIMGQVLTAGAGQIPARQAAVAAGIPMDVPALTINKVCLSGVDAIALADQLIRAGEFEIVVAGGQESMTQAPHMLEKSRAGFKYGDVTMKDHLAYDGLYDIFTEQAMGGLTESRNDGAVASTREEQDAFAAASHQRAATAWKNGVFDDEVVPVEIPQRKGDPIVFSQDEGIRADTTTDTLAKLRPAFSKTGTITAGNASTINDGAAAVVVMSKTKAESLGLTWIAEIGAHGVVAGPDSSLQSQPARAIVKACAKEGIDPKDLDLIEINEAFAAVGIASTRELGIDDSKVNVNGGAIAIGHPLGMSGARIALHLALELQRRGGGIGAAALCGGGGQGDALIVRVPKQ, from the coding sequence GTGACCGTCTCTGTCATCGTCGCCGGGGCTCGTACCCCGGTCGGTCGGTTGTCCGGATCGTTGAAGGACTTCTCGGGTTCCGATCTCGGCGGGATCGCGATCAAGGGAGCATTGGACAAGTCCGGTGTGGCACCCGAGCTCGTCGAGTACGTCATCATGGGCCAGGTCCTCACCGCAGGCGCCGGCCAGATCCCCGCTCGTCAGGCCGCGGTTGCCGCAGGCATCCCGATGGACGTCCCCGCCCTGACGATCAACAAGGTGTGCTTGTCGGGCGTCGACGCCATCGCCCTGGCCGATCAGCTCATTCGTGCTGGTGAATTCGAGATCGTCGTCGCAGGCGGTCAGGAGTCGATGACGCAGGCACCGCACATGCTCGAAAAGTCCCGTGCCGGATTCAAATACGGCGACGTGACGATGAAAGATCACCTCGCGTACGACGGGCTGTACGACATCTTCACCGAGCAGGCGATGGGTGGGCTCACCGAATCCCGCAACGACGGCGCGGTCGCCAGCACCCGGGAGGAGCAGGACGCGTTCGCGGCGGCGTCGCACCAGCGGGCAGCGACGGCATGGAAGAACGGCGTCTTCGACGACGAGGTCGTGCCGGTCGAGATTCCGCAGCGCAAGGGCGATCCGATTGTCTTCTCGCAGGACGAGGGCATCCGCGCCGACACCACGACGGACACCCTCGCCAAGCTCCGCCCGGCCTTCTCCAAGACCGGCACCATCACCGCGGGCAATGCCTCGACCATCAACGACGGTGCCGCCGCCGTCGTCGTGATGAGCAAGACCAAAGCCGAAAGCCTCGGGCTCACGTGGATCGCCGAGATCGGTGCACACGGCGTTGTCGCCGGACCCGACTCCTCGCTCCAGTCTCAGCCTGCACGCGCGATCGTCAAAGCCTGCGCGAAGGAAGGAATCGACCCCAAGGACCTCGATCTGATCGAGATCAACGAAGCCTTCGCGGCCGTCGGGATCGCCTCGACCCGTGAACTGGGAATCGACGACAGCAAGGTCAACGTCAACGGCGGCGCCATCGCAATCGGTCACCCGCTCGGCATGTCCGGCGCTCGCATCGCGCTGCATCTCGCACTCGAACTGCAGCGCCGCGGAGGCGGAATCGGCGCAGCAGCACTGTGCGGCGGCGGCGGACAAGGCGACGCCCTCATCGTGCGCGTGCCCAAGCAGTAA
- a CDS encoding metallopeptidase: MSGGRTRRHPVWMTAVIAVAVLAGCSQSVDGRAVSIYENPFTVAGLPVTDGPSGPRPGVQNSSLAVRNAEGTDSDIIATNAIDDIQQYWTTTYPELFSTPFAPVSELISWDASEDEGDGIRFCGLRTGGVPNAAYCTRDDTIGWDRTILLPALIDAFGPMAVVMVIAHEYGHSIQHQSGLVGDDTPTIVAEQQADCFAGAFIRHVAEGDSPHFTINTSDGLNGVLAATVAVRDVDPNDPESVHGSAFERVTAVQIGFTDGASSCVNIDEDEIDSRRADLPQKFSDADDDGELPVTRESLEAFVRSFESLLALENPPTVSYDGSDTGCPDGTSTEPVSYCASTNTLGVDVDELAELGTAERPRRGDVIPLNVSGDYSAYVLFASRYTLAVQNAAGQALDDPQSALRSACLSGVITAGLSSENPEAKGLEVWLSPGDLDEAVSGLLSDGLTASDINGVTLPSGFSRVDAFRSGVLGGQDTCNVRYR; this comes from the coding sequence ATGAGCGGCGGTCGTACCCGACGACACCCTGTGTGGATGACCGCCGTGATAGCCGTGGCAGTACTGGCTGGGTGTAGCCAGTCGGTGGACGGACGTGCAGTCTCGATCTACGAGAACCCGTTCACCGTTGCCGGCCTTCCGGTCACCGACGGGCCGAGCGGACCCCGGCCCGGAGTGCAGAACTCCAGTCTCGCCGTGCGTAACGCGGAGGGCACGGACTCGGACATCATCGCGACCAACGCCATCGACGACATCCAGCAGTACTGGACCACGACGTACCCGGAGTTGTTCTCGACGCCGTTCGCTCCCGTGTCCGAGTTGATCTCGTGGGACGCCAGCGAGGACGAGGGTGACGGCATCCGATTCTGCGGCCTTCGCACCGGCGGCGTACCCAACGCTGCCTATTGCACCAGGGACGACACCATCGGCTGGGACCGGACCATTCTCTTGCCCGCGTTGATCGACGCTTTCGGCCCGATGGCCGTCGTCATGGTGATCGCGCACGAATACGGCCACTCGATTCAGCACCAGTCCGGCCTCGTCGGTGACGACACACCGACCATCGTCGCCGAACAGCAGGCAGACTGCTTCGCGGGGGCCTTCATCAGGCATGTGGCCGAAGGCGATTCGCCGCATTTCACCATCAACACGTCCGACGGGCTCAACGGCGTCCTCGCTGCGACAGTGGCAGTGCGTGACGTCGACCCCAACGATCCCGAATCGGTTCACGGTTCGGCGTTCGAGCGCGTCACCGCTGTTCAGATCGGCTTCACCGACGGAGCGTCGTCGTGCGTCAACATCGACGAGGACGAGATCGACTCCCGACGTGCCGATCTGCCGCAGAAGTTCAGCGACGCGGACGACGACGGCGAACTTCCTGTCACCAGGGAGTCGCTGGAGGCGTTCGTTCGGTCCTTCGAAAGTCTGCTCGCACTGGAGAATCCGCCGACCGTGTCCTACGACGGAAGCGACACCGGATGCCCCGACGGGACGTCGACCGAGCCGGTGTCCTATTGCGCGTCGACCAACACTCTCGGCGTCGACGTCGACGAGCTCGCCGAACTCGGCACCGCAGAACGTCCCCGGCGCGGAGATGTCATCCCGCTCAACGTCTCGGGCGACTACAGCGCATATGTGTTGTTCGCGTCGCGATACACCCTCGCAGTGCAGAACGCGGCAGGCCAAGCCCTCGACGATCCGCAGTCGGCCCTCCGCTCGGCGTGCCTGTCCGGAGTCATCACAGCAGGATTGAGCTCCGAGAACCCCGAGGCAAAAGGCCTGGAAGTGTGGCTCTCGCCGGGCGACCTCGACGAAGCAGTCTCGGGATTGCTCAGCGATGGCCTGACCGCCAGCGACATCAACGGCGTCACGCTGCCGAGCGGCTTTTCGCGCGTCGATGCCTTCCGCTCCGGCGTGCTCGGTGGCCAGGACACCTGCAATGTCCGCTACCGGTGA